AGCAGCTGTAGGTCGGCATTCTGTAGGACTTCAGCACTTTGCTCAGCTTCAGCGGGTTAATCTGGGAGCAACGAGAGATGGAGACAAATCTCAGTCCATACCTGTGTCTTCCACCAAGGCACCCGGCACAGCAGCCAGTCAGACATGGATAAGCCCCTCCCCACCGGCGTCCACGGCACAATAAGCCCCTCCCCACCAGCGTCTACGGCACAATAAGCCCCTCCCCACCAGCGTCCACGGCACAATAAGCCCCTCCCCACCGGCGTCCACGTCACAAtaagcccctcccctccccaccagCGTCCACGGCACAATAAGCCCCTCCCCACCGGCGTCCACGTCACAAtaagcccctcccctccccaccgGCGTCCACGGCATGATACAGCATTCCAATTGCTGCTCCATCGACTCAAGCTCTTAAGTTGCCCAGTGATCATTTACAAGTGACAGTTTTTATGTCTGAATAGAGCCGCCTTTGTTGTGGCGCAGAGGGAGAACTTACCTCCATCATGAGATGCAGAGGCTTCCCCGACTCCTTGCACAACACCCTGAACTTCACACCTTCTGTGGAGCACATTGACAGGCGCGCACAGGAATTAATGCCTCTTCTGTGATGTCGATAGGATTCACGCCCAGAGCAGCCTTTCTAAAACTGTCGCTGAGGTTGCTGTCAGACCTCATCGGCATTTCCATGCAAACGTAAGCAGAGCCATGACAGCTCAGGAATGATTTACAAGTAATACAGTAACCATTCTCTAGAATGCCGTCCCATTTACAAATGCCAACATAGAGGTTAGTCATCAAGAAGATCCACGCCCAAGAATTCAccgttattattttttaattgcccGCAAAGGTCAGCATACTTAAGTTGGCATCACCCGTCCGCCAAGCAAGAAGCCAAGTATTTGTCCTAAAAACACAAGCGGCTAAACCTGACGCGGGTGTCACCGCCGGCTGCTTACCAGCCAGTCTGTAGGGGCGACAGACCCGCAGTCCCACAGCAAACAGCGGGAAGGAGTTGATCAGGTCCACGCTGAGGTGTATCACACCCTGAAACAGCACCACCACCAGGCGGAGCTGTGAACAATGGGGACATTAGGGAGATGTGATGAATTCTCACCCATATTTCCTACATGTTGTCCCCAGTGCAAACAATGTCTCAGAGCGATGTCCTGTATGGTCTACTTTGTTCTGCTGGCCGTACTAGCATGTGAAAACAAGGACTATAAACTGACACAAATTGCTCTTTTTGTCACTAGACAAAAATAATAGCAAATACTATATTCATATGTAAAATTTCCTATGGTCCAGTGTAGATATCAGGTAAGACTCTGGGCAGTAAACAAGTTCTGTTGTTTCCTGTTCATATCTGTTGACAAGGCTCATGTGACCTGTGAACCCAATTGCTCGctacgccccctggtggactcACCAGAGTGAACACCAGGTAGTAGAGTGCCGATGTGGGCAACAGGAACAGCAGGATGGTGAAAAGCAGGGTGCCAATGAACAACTGCAAGACCAACAACGCTGATTTGTCCCCTGAGTAAATGCACATTCTGCTGCTGGAATAacatgacctctgacccccccccaaaacccatTCAGTGATGCGATGAGAACTTCATATGATCCGTAAAGCAGAACCCGTCATTGAGACACACAGCCGACAGTGGGCACCTGGTCCAGGTCGTAGGAGCACGAATCAACACGCTGCCTCAGGACGTTCCACTTCTTCCCCCTGAAGAGACGCCACAGCGCCGACAGCCCGTAGATCTTCAGACAGTACAGCCTGGGGAGAAAACCACTCTTACTGCCCTTAGTCTCCTTCTGCTGCTCTCCACCAGGTTCTTCATAACCAGGATTCATATagcagtgtggtttttttttttgagaaaaggTGCGATGCTATTTAAGCGGGTTAATGTAGTGTTAAATAAACAACACCGCAGATTCCACTCATCCCTGGGGAGGCCTGTTAAGCTAAACCCACACGCAAGGAGGTTTTTGCAGAACAGGTTCTTACCTCGCTCCGTACACATAAAAGCAGTAGATGTGGAAGGTCAGCAGGGCCACGATGTCGGACAGCACTGACAGGGCGAAGGTGAGCCCCAGGCAGGCCGTGAGTCCCAGGTACCACAGAATCATCTCGATGAAGGGTGACAGGAGGTGGATATAGCCTGAACGGGACACACCAAACACGACGGCGTTCAGAAACAGTAGGCCGGAGCCTTCGTGGTCCGGCTGCGATGGCGACGGCGTGGCCACATCACTCACTGATCCACAGGTGGATGTGGTAGAGGAAGAAGCGGCCCAGCACCTGGTCCAGAGCCCGGTTCATCTTTAGGCCTGCTGGTACTCCCATCAGCCACTGCAGGAGCTCCTGGAGCTCTTTGGCAACATGCTATGATACACGCAGAGAGAGCGGCCAAGATACGGGCcccaggggaaaaaaatcaaacttCAGACAGTTCGTTTCTACTGCTCCATCTATGAACTTACTTTGCCTGGCCTACAGCTCTGCCTGATAGATGCATCTGGAAGCATCAGAATAATCACGAGTCAATGTGAAGTGAAAGTGCACTTACATCTGCCGCTGGCACGAGAGTGTTAGCCAGCCAGCCAATCCGGTTCTCTCTGTAGAGCCAGGAGACAAGCAGGAGACCAAGCGCAACATCCAATAGGAAGGACACGAAGATGTTCGCTTTTCTGCGAGAAAGAGCATCACTTTTCACAAAGCTACATGATTCAGCACCTCTGTCTCCCAGTTCTGTTTCGTCTACTATCAAGTACGATTCCAGTAAATTAAGTACAAATTAACCAACATTAAATGCTTGAAGAGGAAGGATTGGTATAATATGAACTTCTCAGGAGATCAGAGGAACGGGTCCTAGCGAATCAACAACCCATCACCCACCTCATGAATTCTGTGTGCCGCACAGCCCTCGATGGGGAACTGATGGTCTGAAGATGGTCCGTTCTGTAACTCAGCTGGACGCAAGTGGACAATTTACTGGACACGAAACGCACAGGCCACACGTTCAAGATGCTACAgggaggagagaaagagagtaACTACTCAATTTATTTATTCCCATAAATAAAGGAAATACTTTGTAGCATTTAATAGGACAGCTCCTGACTGAGGATGAGAGAGACAGCATTGGGTGTCCTCCTTACAAGAGAGCAAACAGACTAGCTGCTTGGCTGAAATAAACCAATGCAGCAGGAGAGGGGATCCCTGAGGAGAGACGGGGATCCCCCTGGTGCCAGGTGGGGCGACGGCAGCACAGTGCGGGTTCGAGTCTGTCCACACCTGGCGTTCAGCAGCCGGTTCCAGAGCGACAGCATGCAGGTGAACAGAAGGCAGACAGGGACAGAAGCCTGCTTCACGAGCTCCGCCACGATGCTGGCCTCCCGGCCGTCCGACTGCCAGTGCGTCAGCTTCAGGGGCCCATCGTCGTACCGGTCCAGGTGGTACAGGGGTTGGCTCTGAGCCACGGTCCAGAAGAGCTCGTGCAGCTCCGAAGGTCCCGCCTGGGCGCCCGGGTCATGCCCGTCAGCATCGTGCAGCTCTGCCAGCATGACCTTCCTCTGGTCATAGTGGATGAAGATCACCTTGTCTTCTGCGTCACAGTCAGTATCATCACCTGCACCCTCTGGGGCAGGAGGCGTGTCTCTGCGCACCACCTGACAGCTGAAGCCCCGCCTCCCAACCTCCCTGCTCAGCTTCAGCCAGCGACCCCGGGGGAAGATGGCGCTCAGGTCCTCGAGGAAACTGTCCATACCCTCCTGGCCATCCTTCGGCAGGCTCCAGGAACCCAGCACTGCCAGATCCACCTGGGTCTGGCTTCGCAGCTCTCCCAGGTAGTTCTTCACCTGCGCTGGGATGAACGGGAAGTGTATGACGGCCAGGACCACGGCAGACTGCTGCCCCGGGAGCCAGCGGCCCACCAGGAGCCCGCTATCTGCCAGGTTGCAGCACTGAGGGAAAAAGATCTTCAGGACCATGGCTCTCTGTGGCCAGTCACCAAGGGCAGACCTGCATGGTGGGGAAAGCaagtgcattttaatacaaGACAGACATAGCCCTCTTTGAAATAGCaactaaataaatatgcaaGAGCTGTGAACATTTGCATGTTTTGCTCGTTGTGCAAGTTCTCGCGCATaacataatatctaaatatcaTAACATAGCTAACAGTGACAGATATTGATACCTGGTTACGAAACTGCTTAGAACGTGTACTGCATAGCACGTGTTCCCTTGGGAAGCAAGCAGTACTGCGTGCATGCCAAAATGCGTTAACGCACTTTAGCTTAAAAGATAACTTCAGTTGGTAAGGAGCCCACCGACGGTCCCCCGGTTTCTATGACAACCGCACGCCACTGTGCCCTGATATCTTTACACGAGTAGAAGTAGAATTAAATAGtgcattaatacattttatggaGATTAATTCATAAATGCCCTTCCTTACTGCATCGTACTACAAAACTGTATGCTATTCAAAATACAGATTAGCCAACTAGCTAGTTAGCCAAATTAGCTAGTAGTAGCGGCCCTTGTCGCAAACCGAGCTCTACCCCAACTACTTACACCTTCAGCTTCttattaattacttaattaatgCGTACCTGGTTAACGGAGGCCGTGACACTTTGTCGAAGAGTTTCTGGACTAGTCGGACCAAGCCGCAAAGACGCTAGCTAACCTCTCGTCTGCAAACACATTTAACCGAACCGCACCCAAATTAAGAAACCAAAAAACAAGTACCCAGCTCATGGCGCAGCCTTCCACGCTCGCCGAACGCGTCAGTCTGTCATATTTAATTATCCAGATTAAGATCGTGGCACGGCTACCAGCACAAGGTCCCTGTCGCCAGCTACGCAACTCTTACGGAAACCCCGCAAGATTATGCGAAATAAGCGTAGCGGCTGAACGATGAAGGACGACGCGCCGATACGCAAAGCGTAAGAATACGTAAAGAGCGTAGCGAAGCCTCCCTGCTTCTGCTGTAATGCTGCTTTCTTACAAGTGGTGTTCTCGGTTAGTTACATTGGCACGTGGTTCACGGTTTGCACCAATTTTGTTCAGTCATTCTGGTAAAATTGCTGCGCAACCCTTATATTAATACAGTCCCTAAATTATTAAACGTCCTGCATCTGTACTCCGTTGGACTATATTGTGTGTGACATCTAAACACCTCAACCACAAAAATTCTAGCTGAAATTATGCTCAGACATCTTGCACTGTGTtgcagttgttttcatgaactgGTCACATCATTGGTGGTGTTCATTTCTATAGTATCTGATTCACTGTGTTCAAAAGTTGTATGAGCACAAGGAAATTTTTCAAATGTGCTGTATGCATCTCAAGGCCCCATACATGTACTCAGATTttcttttatattaatttaatcTCAGGTACTGTTAATATGCTCAGCACTCACCCTTTCCGTGTTCCTAGGTGCTCTGCTGCTCCAGTGAAACGGACGACTGTCTCTAACAAGTGACAAAGCACGAAAAAACGCGGGCTGGACCGAGAAGCATGCTGTGGACCCTGATAGCAACCCTCACTGCCCTCATGATAAAGAACACTCTGTTAGAGCAG
This genomic window from Paramormyrops kingsleyae isolate MSU_618 chromosome 22, PKINGS_0.4, whole genome shotgun sequence contains:
- the pigq gene encoding phosphatidylinositol N-acetylglucosaminyltransferase subunit Q isoform X1: MHAVLLASQGNTCYAVHVLSSFVTRSALGDWPQRAMVLKIFFPQCCNLADSGLLVGRWLPGQQSAVVLAVIHFPFIPAQVKNYLGELRSQTQVDLAVLGSWSLPKDGQEGMDSFLEDLSAIFPRGRWLKLSREVGRRGFSCQVVRRDTPPAPEGAGDDTDCDAEDKVIFIHYDQRKVMLAELHDADGHDPGAQAGPSELHELFWTVAQSQPLYHLDRYDDGPLKLTHWQSDGREASIVAELVKQASVPVCLLFTCMLSLWNRLLNASILNVWPVRFVSSKLSTCVQLSYRTDHLQTISSPSRAVRHTEFMRKANIFVSFLLDVALGLLLVSWLYRENRIGWLANTLVPAADHVAKELQELLQWLMGVPAGLKMNRALDQVLGRFFLYHIHLWISYIHLLSPFIEMILWYLGLTACLGLTFALSVLSDIVALLTFHIYCFYVYGARLYCLKIYGLSALWRLFRGKKWNVLRQRVDSCSYDLDQLFIGTLLFTILLFLLPTSALYYLVFTLLRLVVVLFQGVIHLSVDLINSFPLFAVGLRVCRPYRLAEGVKFRVLCKESGKPLHLMMEINPLKLSKVLKSYRMPTYSCYPRDSWWALCKKLFVGELVYPWRHKGSKAD
- the pigq gene encoding phosphatidylinositol N-acetylglucosaminyltransferase subunit Q isoform X2, which gives rise to MVLKIFFPQCCNLADSGLLVGRWLPGQQSAVVLAVIHFPFIPAQVKNYLGELRSQTQVDLAVLGSWSLPKDGQEGMDSFLEDLSAIFPRGRWLKLSREVGRRGFSCQVVRRDTPPAPEGAGDDTDCDAEDKVIFIHYDQRKVMLAELHDADGHDPGAQAGPSELHELFWTVAQSQPLYHLDRYDDGPLKLTHWQSDGREASIVAELVKQASVPVCLLFTCMLSLWNRLLNASILNVWPVRFVSSKLSTCVQLSYRTDHLQTISSPSRAVRHTEFMRKANIFVSFLLDVALGLLLVSWLYRENRIGWLANTLVPAADHVAKELQELLQWLMGVPAGLKMNRALDQVLGRFFLYHIHLWISYIHLLSPFIEMILWYLGLTACLGLTFALSVLSDIVALLTFHIYCFYVYGARLYCLKIYGLSALWRLFRGKKWNVLRQRVDSCSYDLDQLFIGTLLFTILLFLLPTSALYYLVFTLLRLVVVLFQGVIHLSVDLINSFPLFAVGLRVCRPYRLAEGVKFRVLCKESGKPLHLMMEINPLKLSKVLKSYRMPTYSCYPRDSWWALCKKLFVGELVYPWRHKGSKAD